CGTCGTCACGATGAACGAGGACGCAAGCATCGGTGTCATCGATCCGAAACTGAACCTTCGGTCGTCCAACATGATCGCCGCGGCCAATCTCGATCGGCTGCCTTCGGCCATGGCGGTCGATCCGCGCAGGTTCAGCGCCCATTTCGTGACCTCCGGGCAGACAGGCCTGGCTTCCGTGTCGCTCCTCACCGGAGAAACCGATCGGCGGTTCGAGGACATGCCCGCACTCTCGGACGTCGCCGCCAGCGCGGAAAGCGGCACCTGGGTCGGGCGCATGGACGGCGTGATCTTCCCGCTCGACGCGCCCCATGGCCTGCGGCCGGTCGGCGAAGGCCCCGTGTCCCTTCGCACCGCGGCAGAGCCGGAAAGCCCGCTTCTGGCGGCGTTCACGTCGATGGGCGGTCTGCTCGTGTTCGACGGTGCGACGGGCACCACGCTGCTCGATCTGCCCCGCATGACCCCGCTCACCGACGTCGCCTTGCTCGCGGAAGGGTCGGTCATCGCGCTTCCCGAAGGGGGCGATCTCGCCCGCATCATCTATCGCGACGCACCGGATCGCCCGGTTGACATCCGCTTGGGCTTCGGGGCGCGCCGCATCGTGGCCAGTCCCAGTGGCCGCCACGCGATTGCTTACGCACCCGGCGGTCCCGCCGCGGTCATAATCGACGTCGCAAGGGCCGCAGTCGTCCAACCCCTGCAACTGACCGATGGCGTCCTGAGCGACGTGGCCTTCACCGACGACGCCGCCTACCTGCTCAGCCTCGATGGTGGCTTTGCCGGGCTGATCGACCTGGCCTCGGTCGCGCCCGGCCGGGCCGCGCAGATCCGCAAGATCGACCTCGCCCGGAAATCCGACCGTCCCCACGCGGGCGCGGGATTGCTCGTGCCGCTCTGGCCATCGCCACAGGTCATCGCGGTTTCGCCAGAGACGCAGACCGGGTGGTTGCTTCACGACGATCAGGCGGTCGGGGAAATGCCCCCGATGGATTCCCTGCGACTTCGCGGAGGCGTGCCGGCCCGCGTCGCCGTCATCGACCGCAGCCTCCGGGAGACGGAGCCCGGCGCATTCGAAACCGTGACCTCCCTGCCCGGCGGTCAGCAAGAGCTGGTCCTCACGACCGGCATCGGAGGCATGACCGCCTGTCTCGATTTTCGCGTGCGTGGCCCGTCCGCCACCACCAGTGTCGATCTCATCACCCTCGACCTCGAGACCGGGGGCGCGCACGTCGTCCCCGGCAAGGACGTCGAGCTTTCGCTCACGTTCCGCGACAGGTCGGGCGACGTCATCCGGGTCGAACACGCCGAGTTCCTCGTCGCCAGCCTGTCGTCCTCCTGGATGGGTCGGATGATCGCCCGGCGCGTGCCCGACGGCTCGCTCAAGGGACAGGTCCGGTTTCCGCATCAGGGCCCCTATGCCCTTCACCCGGTCGCGCTGCCCGAAGACCTGCAACTGAAAAGCGCCATTCTCATCGAGGTGCCGTCATGACCCGCAAGATACTCCTCCTCGCCACGCTCGCCGTCGCGTCGATGGCCGCTCTCGGCGCCGCGATCCACGCGGCGAACCCGCGAGCGCCCGAGAATTTCCGCGAAGCCAGCATTCAATTGCCCAACGCGGACATGCTCGACGCGGCCGCCCGCCCCTTCGCGCTGCGCGACGACATCGAGCAGGACGCGATCGTCGTGATCAACTTCAGCTACACGACCTGCGATTCGATCTGCCCTCTCGGCAACCAGATCCTTCAGTTCGTTGATGACCGCCGGCACGAGGTCACCCGCCCGGTTCACCTTCTGACCATAACCATCGACCCGGCAAGCGACACGCCCGACAAGATGCGCAGAACTGCCGAGGCCTTCGGTGCCAGCGAAAACTGGCATTGGCTGACTTCGTCCCCGGCCGTGATCGCCGATATTCTCGAGGCCGCCGATGCCGATGTGACCGACATCGAGCTTCACGATCCGGTCTTTCTCGTCGGCGAGATGGAGACGGGCCGCTATTTCCGCTCGCTATCCATGCCGGACGCGGATGAAATCCTGGCGATGCTCGGCCATTTCGATGCATGAGACGGCTGTGGACCGCGATACTGGCCCTTCTGCTGGCCCATCCGGTCGCCTCAGACCCGCTTCGCGAGGGGCGCGCGGTGTTCCTCGGCCTGCCGGACGCGCCGGGCCAGGTCGCGATCGGGCGCGACACGGCACCGGTCGCGCGCTTCCCCTGCCATTCGTGCCACCGCCGCGACGGGCGCGGTGGCGGCGAGGGGGACGCTCCTCCGATCGCCTGGGAGGAGTTGACCCGGCCGACCGCCGCGCGTCCCGCCTACGATCCCGAAAGCTTCGCCCATCTGCTCGCGACCGGCGAAACACCCTCCGGCCGACAGCTCAGCCGCCTCATGCCCAGCTACCTGCTGGAGCCCGAGGTCATCGCGGCGTTGATCGGATATCTCGGCGCGCTCACCGCCGAGCAGAAAACGGGGATCCATCACGACCGGATCATCTTCGGCGTGCCAGTCGACGCCGAGAACCCGGCAAGCGGCCAACGTCTCGCTCGGGCTCTCGAGACCGCGCTGGCCGCGAAAATGCCCCCCAACGGGCTGCATGGCCGCCACGTGGAAATTCGCCCGCTCGTCGGGACGGCGCAGGAGATACTGGACCTTGGCAAAACCGAGGTCGTCGCGATCCTCTCGCCCCCGCCGTCCGCGAAGATCGACCTTTCGCGTTTCACCAAGGCAGGCGTGCCGGTCCTCTTCCCCCTCGAGGCCGTGACGGAAAGCACCGATCCCACCCTGCTGCGAAGCCTCTACGCCTCGCGCGAGCGTCTGGCCGAGCGCCTCGTCCAGGGGGCCATCGCCGACGGATGCGACCATCCGCGTATCGCCGCCGAGACCAAGGTCCGCGCCACCGATCTACTGGCCCTATTTCCTGACCGTCACCCTCTTTCCTCCGGCGATACGCCGGATTGCCTGCTCATCACCGGCGGAGACGCCGCTAGGGGTATGCGCGACGAAGCCCGGACCATCTACACGACCGGCGACATCGCGATCGGAACACCGTCGCTGTTCCGAGCCCATCGCGGAAAGATCATCATCGGCCGCCACGAAACCGCGGCCCTCGAGCTTGCCCTGACGAGAAATATCAGCACCACGAGCGCGCACGCGACCCTGGTGTCGGAAATTCTGCACGACGCCCTTCTCGCCGCCGGTCGCGATCTGACCCGGACAAGCCTCCTGTTGCATATCGGCTCCGTCTCCCGGCCCGACCTCGGACTGACCTTTTCGCAAGGTGATGCCTTCGGATCGAAGACCGTCACACTCCAGACCTTCACGATCGCAGACTAGCCTGAGTGCCCGTTAGCGACACCACGGTTTTCCTATGCGGCGCCGTCTGTCACCGTGGCCGCTGCACGGGTCCGCCAGCCCGTCAGGTGATCGAGGATCGCGACGAGATAGGCGGCGGTGAAGGCACCCGCCAGCGTCAGCAGAACCCGGCTGACCACGGCTTGCCCCAGGTCCTGCGTGCTCAGCGCCCCCGCGATCAGCGCAAGAGCCGCCGGATAGGCGTTCTGGTAGGCCATGTGCGGCCGCGGGTCGTGCAATACCTTGGTGCCCACCCAGAGCCCCGCGAGAAAGACGAGACCCAGAAGGATCGGCAGCTTGGGCGACAGCGGGTAGACCGCCACCACCGCCACGGCCAGCGCGCTTCCGTAAAGCGTCGCGCGCATGCGTTGCCGCGCCTCGAAGAAGACCGCTCGCCGCGTCGGAAAGACCAGCACCATCGCCGCCATGATCGCCAGCATCATGTCCGAGGGTGGCATCACCGCGTAGAGCCAGAAACTGAGCGCCAGAAGCACGCTCGCACGGATCGCGGCACCCATCACCGCATCACCGCCCGGCGGGACGGGGGTGTCGACCTGCATCTCGCGTGTGCGCGCGGGTACCAGCGCATAGGCCAGCGGGATCACCACAAGCGCCACCAGCGAGGTTGCGAAGAACGCGTCCCTCAACACCGCAACCGCAGCGCTACCGCTCATGCCCACGACCGAGAACAGCACGGCCATGATCACCAGCAGCATGCCGAACGGCGCGCCGGTGCCCAGGATCATCCCGAAGCCCAGGAAATAGACCAGCCACATCGTCCCCGCATAGACGACCGGCAATGGTTGGAACACGTTCACGAACCACGCCATGAGTGCCGCCATGACACAAACCATGACCGGCGCCGCGATCACCCTGACGGGCGCGAATGCCTTGCGCTGCCCTGCAATCAGCCCGACGGGCAGCGCCGCCATGACCGTCGGCATCGCGGGGTCCAGCAGCGCCACGGCGCCGAAGGACAGCGCCCCCGTCAGGCCCAGCCTGATGCCGTAATGCGGATCGTCGGCGACGCTGGGGCGGGGCGGGACATACATGGCTCAGTGCAGGAAACTGGCCCAGGAGCGCAGCCGTTGCATCCCCCGTGCAAGAAGGGCGAGCGGCCCGCCCTCGCTCTCGGCAAAGATCACCACGTGGGCCTTGCCGCCCACCCGCGCGGCATAGGGCCAGTCCTGCATACCGCCCTCCAGCTCGATCCGCACGGGGATGCTGCGCGCGGGCTCGAACCACGTCTTGGAGGACTGGTTCACCACGAGCCCGCCCTGCACGTTGCGGCCCGGCGCGATCCCCCAGGCAACGCTCTGGACCCGCCCGCGAAATATGCGGCCCGGCAGCGCGTCGAAGAGGACATGCGCCGGATCGCCCGGCTCGACCTTCTGCAACTGGTTCTCGCGCAGGTCCACCGTGATCCAGCCGGCCTCGGCGTCGATGAAGGTCAGCGCAGGATTGCCCGCCGCGATGAACTGGCCTTCGGCCAGCGTCAGGTTGGTCACCGCGCCGCGGTGCTGCGCGCGCACTGTGGTCGAGGCCAGATCGTATTGCGCCTGCTCGAGCTGCGCGGCGGCGGCCTGGAAGGCGGGGTTGTCCTCGCCTTCGGGACCGAGCTGTGCCTGCGCACTCTCGAGGTTGGCCTCTGCCTGGTCCAGCGCCGCCTTTGCCTCGGCCACGGCGGCGCGGGCCTGGTCGCCGCGCGCTGCAGCGACAATGCCGCGTTCCTCCAGCTTGAATGTGCGTTCGGCCTCGGCGCGGGTATTGTCGAGCGCGGTGCGAGCCTGCGTGACGGAAGCCTGCGCCGCCACGATCGACGCGCTCGACGCGTCCACGTTCTGGAGCGCGCTCGCGACATTCGCCTCGGCCTGCCGCACGGCCAGCTCGAAGGGCCGCGGATCGAGCGAGAAAAGCGCATCGCCCGTCTCGACGATGGCATCGTCCGCCACGTGAACCTGCGTCACGGTCCCCGAGACGCGCGGCGCGATCTGCACGACATAGGCCGAGACGACGCCCCGCGCACTGCCGGGCACGCTGCGGTCCATAACCGCATAGATCGCCGCGACGACGATCAGCAGGAGGATCACACCGACCGCAACGATCCGTGCGCTCGTGGGCCGACTGGTCGGGGTTGTGGCTTCACTCAAATCCGGTCCTCTCGCGACGCCGCGCCGCACGGGCCCAGATTACCCAACCCCGCAGCGCGCGCAAATGCAATCGCGTGTAACCTTGCCGCTGGTCGTTTCGCCTCAATCGGCCTCGGCGCCGCTCTCACGCAACCCTGCGACCGTATCCGCATCCACGGGGGGCGCGGAGTTGCTCCACCCGCTGCGCACGAAATTCGCCAGCGTCGCCACCTCGTCGTCCGACAACCGGTCGGCAAAGCCCGGCATGCGCAGACGCATGGGTCGTATCTCGGTCGATGGCGTTTCCGCACCGTGCAGGATGATATTTATCAGGCCCGTGCCTCCCGGCGCGTTGACCAGCGAATTGCCATCGAGTTCGGGAAACACCTCGTTCCCGCCCAGACCATCGACGAAATGGCAGGCATTGCAGTTGTCGAGGTAAAGACGCGCGCCCAGATCCATATCCGGATCGGCGGAGGCAAGCAGCGCCTCGGTCTCGCCCGACGTCTCGGGGCGCGCCCGGGGGGTCTCCGGCGCGGGACCATCGCGGCCGATATGGCGCAGATACGCGACCATCGCGGCGACATCCTCGTCAGTCAGATATTGCAGGGATTCGCCCACGACCAGCTTCATTTCACCGCTCACGCCGGCATGGTTGTTGCGCCCGGTGCGCAGCCAATGGGCCAGTTGCTCGGCGGCCCATTTCTGGGGCGCGCTGTTCGGCTCGCGCAGGTCGGGCGCGTGCCACCCGGCGATCTCCCCACCGGCCATGAACCGGTCATCCGCCGCCGTGTATCCCGCCTGCGCGAAGAGAGCGGTGCGCGGGCTGTGACAGGCGCCGCAATGGCCCGGCCCTTCGACCAGATAGGCGCCGCGATTCAGCTGCTCGTCATCGAATTCCGGCGTGAAGCCGGCCTCGCCCAATGCCACCCATTTCCACGCCCGAATCCCCCAGCGCTGATTGAAGGGGAAGGTCAGGTTGGTCTCGGTGACCGCATGGCGCACCGCGGGAACCTCGTCCATGAAATACGCGTAAAGTGCGCGCACGTCACGCTCGCTCAGCTTGCGGTAATTGGCATAGGGCATGGCCGGGTAGAGATGTTCGCCATCCTTGCCGATGCCGTCGTAGAGCGCGGCGCGGAACTGGTCCAATGTCACGCCGCCGATGCCGGTGTCCGGATCTGGCGTGATGTTGGAGGAATATATGACACCCATCGGACTTTCGATCGCCCGCCCGCCGGCAAAGCGTTCGCCCCCCTCTGCCGTGTGACAGGCGGCGCAGTCGGCCAGTTGCATGGCATATTCACCGGCGCCCTCCGGCACCTCGTAATCGGCGGGCAGATCGGCTTGCGGCGGCGTCGTCTGAACCGGCCAGAAGATGAACGCGGCCAGCGCCACGATCCCGACAAGGACAAGCGCGGGCAGAATGCGGAGAAAAGTCTGCATGATCGTATCTCCTCAGACCAGGGGCCGCGGATTGGTCAGGTAATCCTTGCGGATGGCATCGCTTGCCCAGTAGGCCAGCGCCCCGACGACGCCGGTGGGGTTGTACTGGATGTTCTGCGGAAACGCCCCTGCCCCCATGGCGAAGACGTTATGCACGTCCCAGCATTGCAGATAACGGTTCAGCACCGAGGTCTTGGGATCCTCGCCCATGATCGTGCCACCCACGTTATGCGTCGTCTGATAGGGCCGGATGTCATAGCGCGCGCCCTCCTGCTTGTAGCCCGAGGCCCACGAGGTGGGGTTCATCGACTGTGCGATGGGTTCGATCTGGCGGCGCATGAACTGGGTCATGCGGATATCGTTGTCCTTCCAGTCGAAGGTCAACCGCATCAAGGGGCGGCCATGCGGATCCTTGTAGGTGGGATCGAGATCGAGATAGCAGTCGCGATAGGCCATGTTCGACCCGTGGCTGCCGATCGACATGGAATGGCCGTACCATTTCTTGATCCCCTCCTTCCAGCCTGCGCCCCATTTCGGCACATCGCCGGGCACGCGCATCGACCGGATCGGCTGCCCGTTGGTCTGGCTGGTGCTGATATAGCTGCCGCCGATGAACCCCTCGGCGGCGAAATCGATCTGGTTGATGGCGTAATCGTCGATGCAATAGCCGTTCGACCCGGCACCGACGAAGGGATTGAATTCCACGTCCTCGAAGAACATCGAGGTGCCACCGCTCATCTGGTAGGCATAGTTCTTGCCGGTCACGCCCTCGCCGGTCCGCGGGTCGTAGGGCTCGCCCAGCCCCGACAGCAGCATCAGGTGGGTGTTGTGCAGCTGATAGGCCGCAAGGATCACCAGGTCGGCGGGCTGAAACACCTCTTCTCCGGCCTCTTCGTCCCAATAGGTGACGCCGGTTGCGGTCTTGCCATCGGCGGCCTTTTCCACCTTCAGGACCTCGCAACGGGTGCGATAGCTGAAATTGGGCCGGCGCTTCAGCGCGTCCAGGATACAGGTCTGGGGGGAGGCCTTGGAATAGTTCAGGCAACCATAGCGTTCGCAGAAACCACAGTAGTTGCAGGGGCCAAGCTGCATTCCGTATTCGTTGACATAGGCCTCGGACGCGTTGGCGGCGGGGCGCGGAAACGGGTGCAGACCCATCGCCTCTGTGGCGGCCTTGAACATGCGTCCGTTCAGGGTCTGGGGCAGCGGAGGCATGGGAAAATCACGCGACCGCGGCGCCTCGAACGGGTTGCCGCCGGGAATGATCTCGCCGTTGATGTTGCCCGCCTGGCCGGCGATCCCGGCCATGTACTCGAACCGGTCGAAATGCGGCTCGAGTTCTTCGTAGGTGACGCCCCAGTCCTGGATCGTCATGCCCTCGGGAATGATGTCCGCGCCGAACTCTTCCTCCACATAGGACCGCAGGCGGAACTCCTCTTCCATCGCGCGCCAGTTGTGGCCGTTCCAGTGGATGCCCGCACCACCAACGCCGTCGCCGGGCAGGAACGACCCGAGCTGCCGATACGGCAGGGCAGTGTCATCAAGGCCGTGCCGCAGGGTGATCGTGGAGTTCCTGGGCTTCTGCATGAAGCCGTAGCGGATGCCGTAGCGCAATTCGTCCGCCACGTCGGGATACTGGAAATCGGGAAC
This window of the Roseovarius sp. SCSIO 43702 genome carries:
- a CDS encoding HlyD family secretion protein; this translates as MSEATTPTSRPTSARIVAVGVILLLIVVAAIYAVMDRSVPGSARGVVSAYVVQIAPRVSGTVTQVHVADDAIVETGDALFSLDPRPFELAVRQAEANVASALQNVDASSASIVAAQASVTQARTALDNTRAEAERTFKLEERGIVAAARGDQARAAVAEAKAALDQAEANLESAQAQLGPEGEDNPAFQAAAAQLEQAQYDLASTTVRAQHRGAVTNLTLAEGQFIAAGNPALTFIDAEAGWITVDLRENQLQKVEPGDPAHVLFDALPGRIFRGRVQSVAWGIAPGRNVQGGLVVNQSSKTWFEPARSIPVRIELEGGMQDWPYAARVGGKAHVVIFAESEGGPLALLARGMQRLRSWASFLH
- a CDS encoding FUSC family protein, with amino-acid sequence MYVPPRPSVADDPHYGIRLGLTGALSFGAVALLDPAMPTVMAALPVGLIAGQRKAFAPVRVIAAPVMVCVMAALMAWFVNVFQPLPVVYAGTMWLVYFLGFGMILGTGAPFGMLLVIMAVLFSVVGMSGSAAVAVLRDAFFATSLVALVVIPLAYALVPARTREMQVDTPVPPGGDAVMGAAIRASVLLALSFWLYAVMPPSDMMLAIMAAMVLVFPTRRAVFFEARQRMRATLYGSALAVAVVAVYPLSPKLPILLGLVFLAGLWVGTKVLHDPRPHMAYQNAYPAALALIAGALSTQDLGQAVVSRVLLTLAGAFTAAYLVAILDHLTGWRTRAAATVTDGAA
- a CDS encoding cytochrome c, which codes for MQTFLRILPALVLVGIVALAAFIFWPVQTTPPQADLPADYEVPEGAGEYAMQLADCAACHTAEGGERFAGGRAIESPMGVIYSSNITPDPDTGIGGVTLDQFRAALYDGIGKDGEHLYPAMPYANYRKLSERDVRALYAYFMDEVPAVRHAVTETNLTFPFNQRWGIRAWKWVALGEAGFTPEFDDEQLNRGAYLVEGPGHCGACHSPRTALFAQAGYTAADDRFMAGGEIAGWHAPDLREPNSAPQKWAAEQLAHWLRTGRNNHAGVSGEMKLVVGESLQYLTDEDVAAMVAYLRHIGRDGPAPETPRARPETSGETEALLASADPDMDLGARLYLDNCNACHFVDGLGGNEVFPELDGNSLVNAPGGTGLINIILHGAETPSTEIRPMRLRMPGFADRLSDDEVATLANFVRSGWSNSAPPVDADTVAGLRESGAEAD
- a CDS encoding GMC family oxidoreductase, giving the protein MAREEKRKDVVIVGLGWTGSILGIELADEGLEVLALERGPDRDTVPDFQYPDVADELRYGIRYGFMQKPRNSTITLRHGLDDTALPYRQLGSFLPGDGVGGAGIHWNGHNWRAMEEEFRLRSYVEEEFGADIIPEGMTIQDWGVTYEELEPHFDRFEYMAGIAGQAGNINGEIIPGGNPFEAPRSRDFPMPPLPQTLNGRMFKAATEAMGLHPFPRPAANASEAYVNEYGMQLGPCNYCGFCERYGCLNYSKASPQTCILDALKRRPNFSYRTRCEVLKVEKAADGKTATGVTYWDEEAGEEVFQPADLVILAAYQLHNTHLMLLSGLGEPYDPRTGEGVTGKNYAYQMSGGTSMFFEDVEFNPFVGAGSNGYCIDDYAINQIDFAAEGFIGGSYISTSQTNGQPIRSMRVPGDVPKWGAGWKEGIKKWYGHSMSIGSHGSNMAYRDCYLDLDPTYKDPHGRPLMRLTFDWKDNDIRMTQFMRRQIEPIAQSMNPTSWASGYKQEGARYDIRPYQTTHNVGGTIMGEDPKTSVLNRYLQCWDVHNVFAMGAGAFPQNIQYNPTGVVGALAYWASDAIRKDYLTNPRPLV
- a CDS encoding SCO family protein, with product MTRKILLLATLAVASMAALGAAIHAANPRAPENFREASIQLPNADMLDAAARPFALRDDIEQDAIVVINFSYTTCDSICPLGNQILQFVDDRRHEVTRPVHLLTITIDPASDTPDKMRRTAEAFGASENWHWLTSSPAVIADILEAADADVTDIELHDPVFLVGEMETGRYFRSLSMPDADEILAMLGHFDA